Genomic window (Negativicutes bacterium):
ACAATAGCTACTGCATTAGATAAGTTAAGCGATCTAGCTTCACTATACATCGGAATTCTAATACAGTTCTCTTTGTTTAAATTCAATATTTTTTCCGGTAACCCTGCTGTTTCTTTACCAAAAACTAAAAAATCATCAGGTGAAAATTTAATTTCTCCGTAACTTTTAGTGGTTTTGGTTGTATTAAAATAAAAATTACTTTCTGGATACTGTTCATATAACTCTATAAAACTATCATGATAATGCACTTTTACTAAATGCCAATAATCAAGGCCTGCTCTTTTTAAAGCTTTGTCATCAACGGAAAAGCCTAAAGGCTTTACTAAATGTAAATCCGTTCCGGTGGCTGCACATAATCGTGCAATGTTACCGGTATTACCAGGTATTTCGGGTTCTACTAAAACAATATGCATTAACTACACCTCTATTAATATTTATAATTATATTATATACAATTATCTAAAAAAAACAAAATCCCACCGACTAGCAGTGGGATTTAAATTTTATTCTACTTTAAAACTGCACCTGTACTAGCCGAAGTAACCATTCTCGCATAACGCGCTAAATAACCACTAGTTACTTTAGGTAGAGGCATTTTCCAATTTGCTTTTCTTTGTGCCAATTCTTCTGAACTAACTTTAACCTCTAAAATTCTATTAGGAATATCAATGAAAATTGTATCATCATTTTCAACCAAGGCGATATTACCACCTTCCATTGCTTCTGGTGAAACATGTCCAATACAAGCTCCTCTAGTAGCTCCGGAGAATCTACCATCAGTCAATAATGCTACTTTCAATCCCATTCCAGCAATTATTGCTGTCGGATTAAGCATTTCTCTCATTCCCGGACCACCTTTCGGTCCTTCATAACGAATAACAACGACATCACCATCAAAGACCTTACGTGCTAAAATAGCTTCAATAGCAGCTTCCTCAGAATCAAATACTTTTGCTTTTCCTTCGAATACTAGCATATCTTCAGTAACAGCACTTTCTTTTACTACAGCGCCATCTAATGCTAAATTTCCTTTTAAAATGGCAATACCACCCTTATTACGATAAGGTTCCTCCACTGTTTTTATAACCTCTGATGATCTGATCACTGCATTTTCAATACGTTCTGCCATCGTTCCGGTAATTGTAATAGCATCAGTATGAATTACTCCACGTTTAGCTAATTCTTTAATTACAGCACTTATCCCACCAGCATCATTTAAATCTTGTAAGTGATGGAAACCTCCTGGGCTTAACTTTGTAATATATGGTGTTTTAGCACTGATTTCATCAAATAATGATAACGGTAAATCAATACCAGCTTCGTGAGCAATCGCCGTCAAATGTAATACAGTATTAGAAGATCCACCAATACCCATATCAACAGCAATCGCATTTTCAAAAGCATTTTTCGTCATAATATCACGAGGCTTAATATCTTTTTTTACTAATTCCAAAATTGCTTCACCAGCTTTTTTCGCCAAGGCTTTTCTTGCTCCGGTATGGGCAGCTGGAATAGTTCCATTCCCCGGAAGACCCATCCCTAATGCTTCTGTCAAACAATTCATGCTATTAGCAGTAAATAGTCCGGCACAAGAACCACAGCCTGGACAAGCTGATTGTTCCATTTGATCTAATTCTGTTGCTGATATTTCACCAGCTTCAAATTTACCAGCAGCTTCAAAAATTTGGCTTACACTAATTTCTTTTTGATCATGACGGCCCGCCATCATCGGCCCACCACTAACAACAACACATGGAATATTTAAACGTGCTGCGGCCATTAACATACCAGGAATTATTTTGTCGCAGTTAGGAATTAACACTAAGCCATCAAAAGCATGAGCGCTCGCTACCGATTCAATAGAATCAGCGATAAGCTCGCGACTAGCTAAAGGATAACGCATTCCCTCATGACCCATGGCAATACCATCACAAATACCAATAGACGGAAATTCCATCGGTGTTCCGCCTGCCGCTGAAACACCCGTTTTAACAGCTTCAGCAATTGTT
Coding sequences:
- the trmL gene encoding tRNA (uridine(34)/cytosine(34)/5-carboxymethylaminomethyluridine(34)-2'-O)-methyltransferase TrmL, translating into MHIVLVEPEIPGNTGNIARLCAATGTDLHLVKPLGFSVDDKALKRAGLDYWHLVKVHYHDSFIELYEQYPESNFYFNTTKTTKSYGEIKFSPDDFLVFGKETAGLPEKILNLNKENCIRIPMYSEARSLNLSNAVAIVLYESLRQHGFEGLI
- the ilvD gene encoding dihydroxy-acid dehydratase, which encodes MRSDTVKKGSTRAAHRALFYAMGYTPEDLKKPLIGVVNAFNEIIPGHIHLRTIAEAVKTGVSAAGGTPMEFPSIGICDGIAMGHEGMRYPLASRELIADSIESVASAHAFDGLVLIPNCDKIIPGMLMAAARLNIPCVVVSGGPMMAGRHDQKEISVSQIFEAAGKFEAGEISATELDQMEQSACPGCGSCAGLFTANSMNCLTEALGMGLPGNGTIPAAHTGARKALAKKAGEAILELVKKDIKPRDIMTKNAFENAIAVDMGIGGSSNTVLHLTAIAHEAGIDLPLSLFDEISAKTPYITKLSPGGFHHLQDLNDAGGISAVIKELAKRGVIHTDAITITGTMAERIENAVIRSSEVIKTVEEPYRNKGGIAILKGNLALDGAVVKESAVTEDMLVFEGKAKVFDSEEAAIEAILARKVFDGDVVVIRYEGPKGGPGMREMLNPTAIIAGMGLKVALLTDGRFSGATRGACIGHVSPEAMEGGNIALVENDDTIFIDIPNRILEVKVSSEELAQRKANWKMPLPKVTSGYLARYARMVTSASTGAVLK